The following nucleotide sequence is from Podospora bellae-mahoneyi strain CBS 112042 chromosome 1 map unlocalized CBS112042p_1, whole genome shotgun sequence.
ACTTGGTCACAATAATAACGCGACAATGCTGTCATTCTTAGCACGGCATCACCCCAAGTCAACACATTACCAAAAGCAATAAACACCAAAGCAAGTAAGATCAACACGAGGCAAGTCAATCCCATTCACATCACAATCACAAGCAGCATCGATCAAGAAAAAGAgtctctccatcatcatcatccattACAGATTCATATACACGGCTAGTACTAGAAAGAACATTGAGACATGTTTTTTCCCTCCCGAAGCCAGCACTATCATAATAATCCGAATCCCTTTGCCCATCCACATATATCCTAGCAAATATTCCTACCAAAAAAATAGATTACCCAATGAAGCCTCTCGGCAAACAAGACATTAACCAAGAAACGACATTAGATAAACCATTTTTTTATCGCGACAATCTAAGCCAAAAGTAATTCCAAAACAGGTTTTCAGAGGTGGTGAAACCCCCTTAGAGGCGGGAGCCATGGACGACCTTCATGTCAACAGCCATCTCGCGGCCGTGGTCagtgacgacgaggacgcgGACGGAGCCACGGCCAGACTCGAAAGCCTTCTGGAGGCGGTTCCAGAGCGAAGACTGGTCAATGACGGGGAGGTTCTGCTTGACATCACCGGTCTCGGTCATGGCGACGATGGCGCCATCCTGCATGTCAAGGACGCGGTACTGCTTGAAGACGGGGCCGAGCATGGTCTGGACAACGACGCtgggggcggggttggagacgAAGCTGGACTCCTCATGGAGCTGCTTGGTGAAGAGGTCAACACCGAGGTAGCGGTGCTGGCCGGTGGCAGCAGAAGTGCTGATGCGGATGACCTGGCAGGGGCGGCCCTGGAGGATCAGGATGTCACCAAGGCGGATGTGGTGGCAGGGGATGGTGACGGTGTTGGGAGCCTTCTCAACGGCAGGGGCGGCAGCGGGGCCGCGGCGGACGGAAGAGACCTCAGCCTCGACGTGGCCttcatgatggtggtgaagctTGTCAGCCAACTTGTGCAACTTGTTGTGGAGCTTGTTGTGAACCTCCTGGCGGAAGGAGTGGTAGCGGTCTGTGTTGGTGGGGCCACAGTGAGTACTCGCTCACATGTCGACACTCTCGTGTGCATGGGGAGAGATGGCATCAAGGggcaccaccaagacaagaCGCTAGAACAAGGGCGGAAGGGGCGGGGAGATACTCACTGTCCTCATCGTAGTAACccatgttgttggtggtggtggtggtggaaacgGTGGAAGGCGTGTAGGGCTTGTCGTCCAAGAGCTTTACCTCCTTCTTAGGGGCGGTAATgcgaggggggcgggggaagTCGACGGTGGTGTCGCTGACTTGGAAATGAGATTCCTTCTTGGCGGGACGGGTGATAGCAGCCTCGACAGTGAACTTGTCACCGATGGAAGTGCTGGACTTGAAGACCGGGCGACGGGTGGGAAGGTCGACGGTGGTGTCGTAGCTGGGGGAGGCTACAACGGTGGGTTCCTTGCGGTAGTTGGCTTGGGTGCGGGCGCGGAATTCACTCTCAGCAAGGTCGACGACGGAGCTGTGAggacggtggcggtggtcgAGTTCGATGCGAGACTCGAGGTAGTtggaggcgggagggggtggttgaggtctGAAGAAGGCAAAGGAAAGATGTGGTCAGCAAAAGGAAAGAGCAGAGAATGTGTCTTCCTTGAGCCAGATATTGTTGTGGGAGAAGGCCTCGCGTCGCTTGGTCAACCCCCGACCCCCTGGCCCCGAAGACCTTGGCGGTGCCCTAGGGTCGATAGCTCGGCcagggggggtgggctgaAAAGCGGAGCAAAACAAGACAAACGAGGAAAATGGCTGCTGAGGCTCCAGCGGGGAATCCACACCCAAGAGATCCGAGCCGGGACAGGAGGCTGGGGATCAGCCATTGGGGCGGGCCAGGCCAAAGGGGCGGTAAAGAAAAACAAAttgacggtgacggtgatgcCGGCGACAGAAAGAGAAGTCAAAAACATACCTGCGGATCTCCTCGTGGAAATGGTActcttccttcttgatgacggggacggggacgggacGGCGgtgctcttcctccttgcgGGTGATGCGGACCTCCTCTTTGAAGCGGTTCTCCTCGACGACCTTGGGGGGCGGGGCAGGGAGAGCGGCTTGGACGGTGAAAGAAGAGTCTTGACCTATCCGTCCAGCTGGGGGAACTTggatcttgatctcctcgtgGGTTTTGGTCTGGGTAGCGGTCTCGGACTCCCTGTAGGCAGACGGGAAGACGCTGAAAGGGACCGGGACGCGGGCTTCAAAGTCCAGGTTGCCGGTTTACTGGGCGCAAGAAACAATCTTCTTGACGTACGACAAGAAGATATCTCTTGCTAACTTCCTAGAAAAGAAGTCGAAAGAAAGGAGATGAGAAGGCGGTCTGTGAATCGACCCGTCTTCTGTGCTCTGGTTTCTGTTCGAGTCCTTTGAAAGGGAGGGCGGGGAAtggatggagatggtggtgatggcttgaGCTGACTCtgagtggaggatgaggaaggaaagaagatcaagaccaGGAGGGCACAGCTGCTCGAGCGAGCGCGGTTCAAATACGCATGGGGCGGAGCGCTTCCGGGCTCTGAACGTCGACCTTGGCCGGTTGGCAGGGGACCGTCGACGACGAGAAGGATGTGTGACCACAGGGGGTGGTTCCAACCAGCTCTGGAAGCCCTCTGTTTACCTTTTGTGGAGAAGAGGCCTGCGAGTTGTTTATCCTGCACCAATGGGGAATAGCGGACCCTCTTTTCGGAGGAGCCATGGCCCCACGAGCATGTCTCTGATTGCTCGGCCGTGACCAGAGCTGGGGACGCGTCCAGCCATTTCGAGCTAGGAGCTGTCTCGTTGGGAGCTGAAAGCACAGAGCTCGATCGCGGTTGACCCCTGGAGATGAGACgtcagaaagaaaaaaggcgcgcttctccagcctctccaaATCCGGGGGTAGCAGAGAGCGCTTGCTGGGTGATGGGCGAGGGTTACCCGGGCCTCCTGTAGGGCAGAACATGGACCTGGAGCGTCAATGGCTCGAACTGGTCTCAATTGATGAGAAGACACAAACAGAAGTCGTATCAAAGCTGTCTCTGATTGAAATTGGTCCACCCCCGTCCTCCTGCAGCTTCGTGCATCTCAGGGCGCCACCGACCACACCCACAGGCTGACGGGAGACGGACTAGC
It contains:
- the HEX1 gene encoding woronin body major protein (COG:J; EggNog:ENOG503NTW0): MGYYDEDNRYHSFRQEVHNKLHNKLHKLADKLHHHHEGHVEAEVSSVRRGPAAAPAVEKAPNTVTIPCHHIRLGDILILQGRPCQVIRISTSAATGQHRYLGVDLFTKQLHEESSFVSNPAPSVVVQTMLGPVFKQYRVLDMQDGAIVAMTETGDVKQNLPVIDQSSLWNRLQKAFESGRGSVRVLVVTDHGREMAVDMKVVHGSRL